A window of the Streptococcus sp. 116-D4 genome harbors these coding sequences:
- a CDS encoding GNAT family N-acetyltransferase, giving the protein MPVNEYGQMIGEPVDDTPGVLPSLIRIEGRYTIIEALSVEKHAEDLLAVYGPDSPREMWTYLFQAQVADMKELVTLLNQMLARKDRFYYAIIDKATGKALGTFSLMRIDQNNRVIEVGAVTFSPELRGTRIGTEAQYLLARYVFEELNYRRYEWKCDALNLPSRRAAERLGFIYEGTFRQAVIYKGRTRDTDWLSMIDKDWLQVKSRLETWLAPENFDKDGRQYKSLREL; this is encoded by the coding sequence ATGCCAGTAAATGAATACGGTCAGATGATTGGTGAACCTGTAGATGATACACCTGGAGTTTTGCCTTCACTTATACGGATAGAAGGGCGATATACGATTATAGAAGCTCTATCGGTGGAAAAGCATGCAGAGGATTTATTAGCTGTCTATGGCCCAGATAGTCCTCGTGAGATGTGGACCTACCTTTTTCAGGCGCAAGTAGCAGATATGAAGGAGCTGGTTACTCTCTTAAATCAGATGTTGGCTCGTAAGGACCGTTTTTATTATGCGATTATAGACAAGGCGACTGGTAAGGCCTTGGGGACTTTTTCTCTCATGCGCATTGACCAGAATAACCGAGTGATAGAAGTGGGAGCTGTTACTTTTTCTCCAGAACTCAGGGGGACACGGATAGGGACAGAAGCCCAATATTTACTGGCTCGCTATGTCTTTGAAGAGCTTAACTATCGTCGCTATGAATGGAAATGCGATGCTCTTAACCTGCCATCAAGACGAGCAGCGGAACGTTTGGGCTTTATTTATGAAGGAACCTTCCGTCAGGCAGTGATTTATAAGGGGCGTACGAGGGATACGGATTGGTTGTCTATGATTGATAAGGACTGGCTCCAAGTCAAATCTCGTTTGGAAACATGGTTGGCTCCTGAAAACTTTGATAAAGATGGACGGCAGTATAAGAGCTTGAGAGAGCTCTAA
- the leuS gene encoding leucine--tRNA ligase, with protein MSFYNHKEIEPKWQGYWAEHHTFKTGTDASKPKFYALDMFPYPSGAGLHVGHPEGYTATDILSRYKRAQGYNVLHPMGWDAFGLPAEQYAMDTGNDPAEFTAENIANFKRQINALGFSYDWDREVNTTDPNYYKWTQWIFTKLYEKGLAYEAEVPVNWVEELGTAIANEEVLPDGTSERGGYPVVRKPMRQWMLKITAYAERLLNDLDDLDWPESIKDMQRNWIGKSTGANVTFKVKGTDKEFTVFTTRPDTLFGATFTVLAPEHELVDAITSTEQAEAVADYKHQASLKSDLARTDLAKEKTGVWTGAYAINPVNGKEIPIWIADYVLASYGTGAVMAVPAHDQRDWEFAKQFDLPIVEVLEGGNIEEAAYTEDGLHVNSDFLDGLNKEDAIAKIVAWLEEKGCGQEKVTYRLRDWLFSRQRYWGEPIPIIHWEDGTSTAVPESELPLVLPVTKDIRPSGTGESPLANLTDWLEVTREDGVKGRRETNTMPQWAGSSWYYLRYIDPHNTEKLADEDLLKQWLPVDIYVGGAEHAVLHLLYARFWHKFLYDIGVVPTKEPFQKLFNQGMILGTSYRDHRGALVATDKVEKRDGSFFHVETGEELEQAPAKMSKSLKNVVNPDDVVEQYGADTLRVYEMFMGPLDASIAWSEEGLEGSRKFLDRVYRLITSKEIVAENNGALDKVYNETVKSVTEQIESMKFNTAIAQLMVFVNAANKEDKLYVDYAKGFIQLIAPFAPHLAEELWQTVAATGESISYVAWPTWDESKLVEDEIEIVVQIKGKVRAKLMVAKDLSREELQEMALADEKVKAEIDGKEIVKVISVPNKLVNIVTK; from the coding sequence ATGAGTTTTTACAATCATAAAGAAATTGAGCCTAAGTGGCAGGGCTATTGGGCAGAACATCATACATTTAAGACAGGAACAGATGCATCAAAACCTAAGTTTTATGCTCTCGATATGTTCCCTTATCCATCTGGAGCGGGTCTGCACGTAGGACACCCGGAAGGTTACACAGCAACGGATATCCTCAGTCGTTACAAACGTGCCCAAGGCTACAATGTCCTTCACCCAATGGGTTGGGATGCTTTTGGTTTGCCTGCAGAGCAATATGCTATGGATACTGGTAATGACCCAGCAGAATTTACAGCGGAAAATATTGCCAACTTCAAACGTCAAATCAATGCACTTGGATTTTCTTATGACTGGGATCGTGAAGTCAATACAACAGATCCAAACTACTACAAGTGGACGCAATGGATTTTCACTAAGCTTTACGAAAAAGGCTTGGCCTATGAAGCTGAAGTGCCAGTAAACTGGGTAGAAGAATTGGGAACAGCTATTGCTAATGAAGAGGTTCTTCCTGACGGAACATCGGAGCGTGGAGGCTATCCAGTTGTCCGCAAACCAATGCGCCAATGGATGCTCAAAATCACGGCCTACGCAGAGCGCTTGCTCAATGACTTGGATGACCTTGACTGGCCAGAGTCTATCAAGGACATGCAACGCAACTGGATTGGTAAATCAACTGGTGCTAATGTAACTTTTAAAGTTAAGGGAACAGACAAGGAGTTCACAGTCTTTACCACTCGTCCTGATACTCTTTTCGGTGCAACTTTCACTGTTTTGGCTCCTGAGCATGAACTAGTAGATGCCATCACAAGCACAGAGCAAGCAGAGGCTGTAGCAGACTACAAACACCAAGCTAGCCTTAAGTCTGACTTGGCTCGTACAGACCTTGCCAAGGAAAAAACTGGTGTTTGGACTGGTGCTTATGCCATCAACCCTGTCAATGGTAAAGAAATTCCAATCTGGATTGCCGACTATGTTCTTGCTAGTTACGGAACAGGTGCTGTTATGGCTGTGCCTGCCCACGATCAACGTGACTGGGAATTTGCCAAACAATTTGACCTTCCAATCGTCGAAGTACTTGAAGGTGGAAACATTGAAGAAGCTGCCTACACAGAAGATGGCCTTCACGTTAATTCAGACTTCCTAGATGGATTGAACAAAGAAGATGCTATTGCCAAGATTGTGGCTTGGTTGGAAGAAAAAGGCTGTGGTCAAGAAAAAGTGACCTACCGTCTCCGTGACTGGCTCTTTAGCCGTCAACGTTACTGGGGTGAACCAATCCCAATCATTCATTGGGAAGATGGGACTTCAACAGCAGTTCCAGAAAGTGAATTGCCACTTGTCTTGCCAGTCACCAAGGACATCCGCCCTTCAGGTACTGGGGAAAGTCCATTGGCTAACTTGACCGACTGGCTGGAAGTGACTCGTGAAGATGGTGTCAAAGGTCGTCGTGAAACCAACACTATGCCACAATGGGCAGGTTCAAGCTGGTACTACCTTCGCTATATCGACCCACACAACACAGAGAAATTGGCTGATGAGGACCTCCTCAAGCAATGGTTGCCAGTCGATATCTACGTGGGTGGTGCAGAACACGCTGTTCTTCACTTACTCTACGCTCGTTTCTGGCATAAATTCCTCTATGATATCGGTGTTGTACCGACTAAAGAACCATTCCAAAAACTCTTTAACCAAGGAATGATCTTAGGAACAAGCTACCGTGACCACCGTGGTGCTCTTGTAGCGACTGACAAGGTTGAAAAACGTGACGGTTCCTTCTTCCATGTGGAAACAGGGGAAGAATTGGAGCAAGCACCAGCCAAGATGTCTAAATCCCTCAAGAACGTGGTCAACCCAGACGATGTGGTGGAACAATACGGTGCTGATACTCTTCGTGTCTATGAAATGTTCATGGGACCACTTGACGCTTCGATCGCTTGGTCAGAAGAAGGTCTGGAAGGAAGCCGTAAGTTCCTTGACCGTGTGTACCGTTTGATCACAAGTAAAGAAATCGTTGCGGAAAACAATGGCGCTCTCGACAAGGTTTATAACGAAACCGTTAAATCTGTCACAGAGCAAATCGAGTCCATGAAATTCAACACAGCCATTGCCCAACTCATGGTCTTTGTCAACGCAGCGAACAAGGAAGACAAACTCTATGTGGATTACGCCAAAGGCTTTATCCAATTGATTGCTCCATTTGCCCCTCACTTGGCAGAAGAACTCTGGCAAACAGTGGCAGCAACAGGCGAGTCTATCTCTTATGTAGCTTGGCCAACATGGGACGAAAGCAAATTGGTTGAAGATGAAATCGAAATCGTTGTTCAAATCAAAGGAAAAGTCCGTGCTAAGCTCATGGTCGCAAAAGACTTATCACGCGAAGAATTGCAAGAAATGGCTCTAGCTGACGAAAAAGTCAAGGCAGAGATTGACGGCAAAGAAATTGTGAAAGTAATTAGTGTACCTAATAAGCTTGTAAATATCGTAACGAAATAA
- a CDS encoding response regulator transcription factor, which produces MFKLIIVEDEHLIRKWLEIAVDYSALGIQVVGTASHGQEGMKLIQEKEPHIVLTDITMPIMDAFMMFEATRTHSYEKVILSGYNDFQNAKKAMQYGAVDFLSKPIDTKELTECLQKIVLRLRVSTYQETPFLEEYQTLLTSIQQIDTQNQIIQQILEFVHQHYCMHFTISSIAENLGYSESYLYKVIKEDFPMTLNEYILRYRLKQAIDKMAESPNSPLSDISEQVGFSDYKYFAKVFKKYLHISPKELKLMDKNH; this is translated from the coding sequence ATGTTTAAGCTCATTATCGTAGAAGACGAACACCTCATTCGAAAATGGCTAGAGATTGCCGTAGACTACTCTGCCTTAGGTATCCAAGTCGTAGGAACTGCCAGTCACGGTCAAGAGGGAATGAAACTCATCCAAGAAAAAGAACCTCATATTGTCTTAACAGACATCACAATGCCAATTATGGATGCTTTTATGATGTTTGAAGCTACTCGTACTCACTCCTATGAAAAAGTTATCTTATCAGGTTATAACGATTTTCAAAATGCCAAAAAAGCCATGCAATATGGGGCAGTTGATTTTCTATCCAAACCAATTGATACCAAGGAATTGACGGAATGTCTTCAAAAAATTGTTTTGCGATTACGAGTTAGCACTTATCAAGAAACTCCTTTTTTAGAAGAGTATCAAACTTTACTCACCTCTATCCAACAAATTGATACACAAAACCAAATCATTCAGCAAATTCTTGAATTTGTTCATCAACACTACTGTATGCACTTTACCATTTCTAGCATTGCAGAGAATCTAGGGTATAGTGAAAGTTATCTATATAAGGTTATCAAAGAAGACTTCCCAATGACACTAAATGAATATATTTTACGCTACCGCCTCAAGCAAGCTATAGATAAAATGGCTGAATCTCCTAACTCTCCCTTAAGCGATATCTCTGAACAAGTTGGATTTTCAGACTATAAATATTTTGCAAAAGTTTTTAAAAAGTATCTCCATATTTCTCCAAAAGAATTAAAACTCATGGATAAAAACCATTGA
- a CDS encoding ABC transporter substrate-binding protein, with translation MKKILFFLSCGWIFLSLSGCSSPIEAETSSEKDSDNTLVVYSPNPEDLIEETIPAFEEKYGIKVDLVQASTGELFKKAEAEKESPVADVIFGGSYALFSSNENLFEPYISQENDQIIPEYQNKTGFYTPYTLDVSVIIANSALTKDIKIEGYNDLLNPKLKGKIATADPSNASSAFAQLTNMLVDQGGYENEQAWTYVKNLFTLVDGKIASSSSNVYKAVADGEMAVGLTYEDPALKLLNDGVDVKVIYPKEGTVFLPGNAAIVKNAKHMENAKKFIDFLLSQEIQDKLGTETTIRPIRKNAKTNKNMKAMTEINIATEDSDYVIKNKSAILKKYNDIFTDIQSKK, from the coding sequence ATGAAAAAAATACTATTCTTTCTCTCTTGTGGATGGATATTCCTTTCTTTATCAGGATGTTCTTCTCCTATAGAAGCGGAAACTAGCTCTGAAAAAGATTCAGATAACACTTTGGTTGTCTACTCGCCTAACCCTGAAGATCTTATCGAAGAAACAATCCCAGCCTTCGAAGAAAAATATGGTATTAAGGTCGACTTAGTACAAGCCAGCACTGGTGAATTGTTCAAAAAAGCTGAGGCCGAAAAAGAATCCCCTGTAGCTGATGTCATTTTCGGAGGCTCCTACGCCCTCTTCTCTTCTAACGAAAATCTTTTTGAACCTTATATTTCTCAAGAGAACGACCAGATAATCCCTGAATATCAAAATAAAACAGGATTCTACACACCTTACACACTGGATGTCAGTGTTATCATTGCCAATTCAGCCCTTACAAAAGATATTAAAATTGAAGGTTACAATGATCTACTCAATCCTAAATTAAAAGGAAAAATCGCTACTGCTGATCCAAGTAATGCTTCTAGCGCCTTTGCTCAATTAACAAACATGCTTGTCGATCAAGGCGGATACGAAAATGAACAAGCTTGGACCTATGTGAAAAATCTATTTACCCTAGTAGATGGAAAGATTGCATCTAGTTCTTCAAATGTTTACAAAGCTGTCGCCGATGGAGAAATGGCTGTAGGACTAACCTATGAAGATCCTGCCTTAAAACTCTTAAATGATGGAGTTGATGTAAAAGTCATTTATCCAAAAGAAGGAACCGTCTTTTTACCTGGTAACGCGGCTATCGTCAAAAATGCCAAACACATGGAAAATGCCAAGAAATTTATTGATTTCCTCCTTTCTCAAGAAATCCAAGATAAGCTAGGAACTGAAACTACAATTAGACCTATTCGTAAAAACGCTAAAACCAATAAAAATATGAAAGCTATGACAGAAATCAATATTGCCACCGAAGATTCAGATTATGTCATTAAAAACAAATCCGCTATTCTTAAAAAGTACAATGATATTTTTACAGATATCCAATCTAAAAAATAA
- a CDS encoding GNAT family N-acetyltransferase — translation MITIKKQEIVKLEDVLHLYQAVGWTNYTHQPEMLEQALSHSLAIYLALDGDAAVGLIRLVGDGFSSVLVQDLIVLPIYQRQGIGSDLMKEALEDYKDAYQVQLVTVQTERTLGFYRSMGFETLSTYDCTGMIWINREK, via the coding sequence ATGATTACTATTAAAAAGCAAGAAATTGTCAAGCTAGAGGATGTTTTGCATCTCTATCAGGCTGTCGGTTGGACAAATTATACCCATCAACCAGAGATGCTGGAGCAGGCCTTATCTCATTCATTAGCGATTTATCTGGCACTTGATGGCGATGCTGCGGTGGGCTTGATTCGTTTGGTTGGAGATGGATTCTCATCAGTATTGGTTCAGGATTTAATTGTTTTACCAATCTATCAGCGTCAAGGGATTGGTAGTGACTTGATGAAAGAGGCTTTAGAAGATTATAAAGATGCCTATCAAGTCCAGCTGGTGACAGTTCAGACAGAAAGAACCTTGGGATTCTATCGTTCTATGGGTTTTGAAACTTTATCCACCTATGATTGTACAGGAATGATTTGGATAAACAGAGAAAAATAA
- a CDS encoding sensor histidine kinase — MSHSFKKSLQKEILHRSSIAAFMTSLLLLILLFGFSYFLQKQQLSKDTRQIVKQVQEMKEANNELLTTMNYKMIPGFLDGKHTEREVFSLFYETKAKLKLSSDLIILSDTGELLFSTNRNHQESILSPYYLKLLIQNPSQDKVTEKIALSSDKQHYTLFIKPLLQNQRVKAYTIAFVNENDFISSFPMINSKYIITDSFGNMFSNNTNQFTRSTLEKFDEKLLHSRTHWYVNEPLIVQKEQVGAIFSIYTFQSFFPIPSLLGLASVLTLCIFVLYFWQARRIAHKIATHNAVPIESLVYQLQEIPKQAEKRLSLQTGDEFEFMAEKINNMLYELDQLHQKMLTIEKEKWIFERKMLEAQFNPHFLYNTLETIKITSLMDAALTQDLIQNLTRILRYSITDLEKETTICQDLKILEDYLMIHKIRFEHFSYDIVCPETVDNQPIPKLFLLPLVENAIKYGMQYRIDLHIDIQITLEADSLTFLVKDNAGGLTKQERLAILDSLESPHTQHGIVNSYKRLSNFFSDVQLDLGVNRQGETWVKFITKGLTHV; from the coding sequence ATGTCTCATTCCTTTAAAAAATCTCTCCAAAAAGAAATTCTCCATAGAAGCTCTATCGCAGCCTTTATGACCTCTCTTTTATTACTCATTTTACTTTTTGGTTTTTCCTATTTTTTACAAAAGCAACAACTCTCCAAAGACACGAGACAGATTGTCAAACAAGTTCAAGAGATGAAAGAAGCAAATAATGAGCTCCTGACCACTATGAACTATAAAATGATTCCTGGATTTTTGGACGGCAAACACACAGAGAGAGAAGTCTTTAGCTTATTTTACGAGACAAAAGCTAAATTAAAACTTAGTTCTGACCTCATTATCCTAAGTGATACAGGTGAATTACTATTTAGTACTAATCGAAATCATCAAGAAAGTATTTTATCACCCTACTATCTAAAACTGCTCATTCAAAATCCTTCTCAAGATAAAGTTACAGAAAAAATAGCACTCTCTTCAGACAAGCAACACTACACACTCTTTATCAAACCACTACTTCAAAACCAACGAGTTAAGGCCTACACTATTGCTTTCGTAAATGAGAATGATTTCATCTCAAGTTTCCCAATGATCAATTCCAAATACATCATTACCGATAGCTTTGGAAATATGTTTTCCAACAATACAAATCAGTTTACTCGTTCCACTCTTGAAAAATTTGATGAAAAACTCCTACACTCTCGCACCCACTGGTATGTGAATGAACCGCTTATTGTTCAAAAAGAACAAGTCGGTGCTATTTTTTCAATCTATACTTTTCAATCCTTCTTTCCCATTCCTAGCTTACTCGGCTTAGCCTCCGTCCTCACCTTATGTATATTCGTCCTCTACTTCTGGCAAGCAAGACGAATTGCTCATAAAATTGCCACACACAACGCTGTTCCTATTGAAAGTTTGGTTTACCAACTTCAAGAAATTCCCAAACAAGCAGAAAAAAGGCTTTCTCTACAAACAGGTGATGAGTTTGAATTTATGGCCGAAAAAATTAATAATATGTTGTACGAATTAGATCAACTTCATCAAAAAATGTTGACCATCGAAAAAGAAAAGTGGATTTTTGAAAGAAAAATGCTGGAAGCTCAGTTCAATCCTCATTTTCTCTACAATACACTTGAAACGATTAAAATCACTTCTTTAATGGATGCAGCTCTCACACAAGACCTGATTCAAAATCTCACGCGCATTCTTCGCTACAGTATCACGGATTTAGAAAAAGAAACAACCATTTGTCAGGATTTGAAGATTTTAGAGGATTACCTTATGATTCATAAGATTCGTTTTGAGCACTTTTCTTATGATATTGTCTGTCCAGAAACTGTTGATAATCAGCCTATTCCTAAACTTTTCTTGCTTCCTCTAGTAGAAAATGCTATAAAATATGGGATGCAATACCGTATTGATCTTCATATTGATATCCAAATTACCTTGGAAGCAGATTCTCTAACTTTTTTAGTCAAGGATAATGCTGGAGGACTCACAAAACAAGAGCGACTCGCTATTTTAGACTCTTTAGAAAGCCCTCATACCCAGCATGGCATCGTTAACAGCTACAAACGATTGAGCAATTTCTTTTCTGATGTCCAGCTAGATTTAGGAGTCAATCGCCAAGGAGAAACTTGGGTCAAATTTATAACGAAAGGACTAACTCATGTTTAA
- a CDS encoding ABC transporter substrate-binding protein — MKKKWMYYAACGLALFGLAACSSNDSADGGSSDKGDGGSLVVYSPNSEGLIGATIPAFEEKYGIKVELIQAGTGELFKKLESEKEAPVADVIFGGSYTQYATHGELFENYTSKENDNVIKEYQNTTGYSTPYTLDGSVLIVNPDLTKGMNIEGYSDLLKPELKGKIATADPANSSSAFAQLTNMLQAQGGYKDDKAWSYVKDLFTLIDGKIGSSSSGVYKAVADGEMAVGLSYEDPAVKLLNDGANIKVVYPKEGTVFLPASAAIVKKAKNMENAKKFIDFIISQEVQDTLGTTTTNRPVRKNAKTSENMKPIDKIKILTEDYDYVINNKSDIVKKYNEVFTDIQSKQ; from the coding sequence ATGAAAAAGAAATGGATGTATTATGCTGCTTGCGGACTAGCTCTTTTTGGTCTTGCTGCTTGTTCTTCTAATGATTCTGCCGATGGCGGTTCATCTGATAAAGGAGACGGCGGTTCGCTAGTCGTTTATTCACCAAACTCAGAAGGCTTAATCGGAGCAACTATTCCTGCCTTTGAAGAAAAATATGGTATCAAAGTAGAACTGATTCAAGCTGGTACTGGAGAACTTTTCAAAAAACTAGAGTCAGAAAAAGAAGCTCCTGTAGCTGATGTCATCTTTGGTGGTTCTTATACACAATATGCTACCCACGGAGAACTCTTTGAAAACTATACTTCAAAAGAAAATGATAATGTTATCAAAGAATATCAAAACACAACTGGCTACTCTACACCTTATACACTAGATGGTAGTGTTTTAATCGTCAACCCTGATTTAACGAAAGGGATGAATATCGAAGGATATAGCGACCTTCTCAAACCTGAACTAAAAGGAAAAATCGCAACTGCTGACCCAGCAAACTCTTCTAGCGCCTTTGCTCAATTAACAAATATGCTACAAGCTCAAGGTGGTTACAAAGACGATAAAGCTTGGTCTTATGTAAAAGATCTCTTCACACTTATTGATGGTAAAATCGGTTCAAGCTCATCTGGTGTCTATAAAGCAGTCGCTGATGGAGAAATGGCTGTTGGTCTCTCTTACGAAGATCCAGCTGTTAAACTTTTAAATGATGGAGCTAATATCAAGGTAGTCTATCCAAAAGAAGGAACAGTCTTCCTACCTGCTAGTGCTGCTATCGTTAAAAAAGCGAAAAATATGGAAAATGCCAAGAAATTTATCGATTTTATTATCTCTCAAGAAGTACAAGATACACTTGGTACAACCACTACTAACCGTCCGGTTCGTAAAAATGCCAAAACAAGTGAAAACATGAAACCAATTGACAAAATCAAAATACTCACTGAAGATTATGATTATGTCATCAATAATAAATCAGATATCGTTAAGAAATACAACGAAGTCTTTACAGATATCCAATCTAAACAGTAA